One genomic segment of Methanothermobacter wolfeii includes these proteins:
- a CDS encoding ferritin: MVSESMQEALNRQLNAELYSAYLYLAMAAYYEASDLPGFANWMRVQAQEELSHAMKFYDYLVQRGARVVLDEIEKPPFEWESPLEVSKHVLEHERKVTGLINDLVDLAVSERDHATNNFLQWFVAEQVEEEESAGAVLQKVRLAADSPSALLMLDSELGQRVYNQPADE; encoded by the coding sequence TTGGTAAGTGAAAGTATGCAGGAGGCCCTTAACAGGCAGCTAAACGCTGAGCTTTACTCAGCATACCTCTACCTTGCAATGGCAGCCTACTATGAGGCCTCAGACCTGCCAGGATTTGCAAACTGGATGCGCGTACAGGCACAGGAGGAACTCTCCCATGCCATGAAGTTCTACGACTACCTGGTCCAGAGGGGGGCCAGGGTTGTCCTTGATGAGATAGAGAAACCACCCTTCGAATGGGAGTCCCCCCTTGAGGTGTCAAAGCACGTCCTTGAACATGAAAGGAAGGTCACCGGACTCATAAACGACCTGGTGGACCTGGCGGTCTCTGAGAGGGACCATGCAACAAACAACTTCCTCCAGTGGTTTGTGGCTGAACAGGTTGAGGAGGAGGAATCTGCAGGGGCGGTCCTCCAGAAGGTACGCCTTGCAGCGGACTCACCAAGCGCACTCCTCATGCTGGACTCTGAACTGGGCCAGCGAGTCTATAACCAACCGGCAGATGAATGA
- a CDS encoding peroxiredoxin translates to MGEKIYELRKIKKEGRGMPLIGDRFPEMEVQTTHGMMKLPKEFSGRWFILFSHPADFTPVCTTEFLAFQEAYPELREMECELVGLSVDQVFSHIKWIEWIRENLEVEIEFPVIADTGRVADTLGLIHPARPTNTVRAVFVVDPEGIIRAILYYPQELGRNIPEILRMIRAFRVIDEEGVATPANWPDNGLIGERVIVPPASDVETARKRKEEYECYDWWLCHREI, encoded by the coding sequence ATGGGTGAGAAGATATACGAACTCAGAAAGATAAAGAAAGAGGGGAGGGGGATGCCCCTCATAGGTGACAGGTTCCCTGAAATGGAGGTTCAGACAACCCACGGGATGATGAAGCTCCCCAAGGAATTCAGTGGACGCTGGTTCATCCTCTTCAGCCATCCTGCAGACTTCACACCGGTATGCACAACGGAGTTTTTGGCATTCCAGGAGGCATACCCTGAACTCAGGGAGATGGAATGTGAACTTGTGGGCCTGAGCGTTGATCAGGTCTTCTCCCACATAAAATGGATCGAATGGATAAGGGAAAACCTTGAAGTTGAGATCGAGTTCCCTGTTATTGCAGACACAGGGAGGGTTGCAGACACCCTGGGACTCATACACCCTGCAAGGCCCACAAACACGGTGAGGGCCGTCTTCGTGGTGGACCCTGAGGGGATCATAAGGGCCATACTCTACTATCCACAGGAACTTGGAAGGAACATCCCTGAAATCCTGAGGATGATCCGGGCCTTCAGGGTCATAGACGAGGAGGGTGTTGCAACACCCGCCAACTGGCCTGATAACGGGCTGATAGGTGAACGCGTAATAGTACCTCCTGCCTCTGATGTTGAAACCGCAAGGAAGAGGAAGGAGGAATACGAATGCTATGACTGGTGGCTCTGCCACCGGGAAA
- a CDS encoding FprA family A-type flavoprotein — MTVKRIADGVYYTGTVDWDRRTFDELVEIPRGTSYNSYLIRGSGASALIDTTEPSRAGELLKNLDSVGVEPDYIISQHAEQDHSGALPELIERYPDAEVLGTAPCLELLENLLDFRGDMRAIKDGEKLSLGDKTLEFRVTPWVHWPDTMVTYLEEEGILFSCDFFGSHLATSELMEERPGEILREARRYYAHIMMPFPQMVRSNLRKISDLDISIIAPSHGPLIMEPGMIMDAYSHWSSGGSGKTVILHVTMHGSTEIMVSRLTEALMEHDVSVRPLNVASADSGELLTELVDASFLVIASPTVLTGPHPKIAAALYLTGAMRPPIKYAAVVGSYGWGTRIESEVKGILSRLNLEYLDPVLVKGLPGDEDLEGLDELALKISELGGEYFGK, encoded by the coding sequence ATGACCGTCAAAAGGATAGCTGACGGGGTCTACTATACTGGCACGGTTGACTGGGATCGCAGGACCTTCGATGAACTCGTGGAGATCCCCAGGGGTACAAGCTACAACTCCTACCTCATAAGGGGAAGCGGTGCATCAGCACTCATAGACACCACCGAGCCCTCAAGGGCAGGGGAACTTCTTAAAAACCTTGATTCGGTGGGAGTGGAACCAGACTACATAATATCACAGCACGCAGAACAGGACCACTCAGGAGCCCTCCCTGAACTCATAGAAAGGTACCCTGATGCTGAGGTTCTCGGAACCGCACCATGCCTTGAACTCCTTGAGAATCTCCTGGACTTCAGAGGGGATATGAGGGCCATAAAGGACGGTGAGAAGCTCTCCCTCGGGGATAAGACCCTGGAATTCAGGGTAACGCCATGGGTCCACTGGCCGGACACCATGGTAACCTACCTTGAGGAGGAGGGAATACTCTTCAGCTGCGACTTCTTCGGATCCCACCTTGCAACATCAGAGCTCATGGAGGAAAGACCCGGAGAAATCCTGAGGGAGGCCAGAAGGTACTATGCCCATATAATGATGCCCTTCCCTCAGATGGTCCGGTCCAACCTCAGGAAGATATCAGACCTTGACATATCCATCATCGCACCATCCCACGGACCCCTCATCATGGAGCCCGGGATGATAATGGATGCCTACAGCCACTGGTCCTCAGGGGGCTCAGGAAAGACGGTCATACTCCATGTCACCATGCATGGGAGCACCGAGATAATGGTATCAAGACTCACAGAGGCCCTCATGGAGCATGATGTCAGTGTGAGACCCCTAAACGTTGCATCAGCAGACTCCGGTGAACTTTTAACGGAACTGGTGGATGCATCATTCCTTGTTATAGCATCACCAACGGTACTCACCGGGCCCCACCCTAAGATTGCAGCAGCACTCTACCTTACAGGCGCCATGAGGCCGCCCATAAAGTACGCCGCAGTCGTAGGATCCTATGGATGGGGCACCCGGATTGAATCTGAGGTTAAGGGCATACTCTCCCGCCTTAACCTTGAATACCTTGACCCGGTCCTTGTGAAGGGCCTTCCAGGGGATGAAGACCTTGAGGGACTGGATGAACTTGCACTTAAGATAAGTGAATTAGGGGGTGAATATTTTGGTAAGTGA